One region of Camelina sativa cultivar DH55 chromosome 6, Cs, whole genome shotgun sequence genomic DNA includes:
- the LOC104792295 gene encoding ribose-phosphate pyrophosphokinase 1, chloroplastic, which translates to MASLGLSFPPASKTPTYLASSSSSFFSHSSLSLKTSLSRSRNSVFASVVKCDMPESLNVGNGNPSIPIINERTLPKFLESARMEKSVSRTNTRLKLFSGTANPALSQEIAWYMGLDLGKINIKRFADGEIYVQLQESVRGCDVYLVQPTCTPTNENLMELLIMVDACRRASAKKVTAVIPYFGYARADRKTQGRESIAAKLVANLITEAGADRVLACDLHSGQSMGYFDIPVDHIYCQPVILDYLASKSIPSEDLVVVSPDVGGVARARAFAKKLSDAPLAIVDKRRSGHNVAEVMNLIGDVKGKVAIMVDDMIDTAGTIVKGAALLHQEGAREVYACCTHAVFSPPAIERLSGGLLQEVIVTNTLPVAEKNYFPQLTILSVANLLGETIWRVHDDSSVSSIFL; encoded by the exons ttcttctctcactcTTCTCTATCACTCAAGACCTCTCTGTCTCGCTCCCGGAACTCTGTCTTCGCTTCTGTTGTT AAATGCGATATGCCAGAGTCATTGAATGTGGGAAACGGGAATCCAAGTATCCCAATTATTAATGAGAGGACACTTCCAAAGTTCTTGGAATCTGCAAGGATGGAGAAATCAGTCAGTAGAACCAATACAAGGCTGAAGTTGTTCTCTGGTACTGCAAACCCTGCCCTTTCTCAGGAAATTGCTTGGTATATGGGATTGGATCTTGGGAAGATTAATATAAAGAGATTTGCTGATGGAGAGATCTACGTTCAGTTACAAGAGAGCGTTAGGGGATGCGACGTGTATTTGGTGCAGCCTACTTGCACTCCCACAAATGAGAACCTCATGGAGCTTTTGATTATGGTAGATGCTTGCCGGAGAGCATCAGCCAAGAAAGTAACTGCTGTGATTCCGTATTTTGGATATGCAAGAGCTGATAGGAAg ACACAAGGGCGTGAATCCATTGCTGCCAAATTGGTTGCAAATCTTATCACCGAAGCTGGTGCAGATCGAGTTCTTGCATGTGATCTTCATTCAGGACAGTCCATGGGTTATTTTGACATTCCAGTCGACCATATTTACTGCCAG CCTGTGATACTTGATTATCTTGCTAGCAAGTCAATTCCCTCAGAGGATTTGGTAGTGGTTTCTCCTGATGTTGGTGGAGTAGCCAGGGCACGCGCTTTTGCAAAGAAATTATCAGATGCACCACTTGCCATTGTCGATAAAAGGCGTTCTGGACACAATGTTGCTGAG GTCATGAACCTAATTGGTGATGTAAAAGGGAAGGTTGCAATAATGGTGGATGATATGATTGATACCGCTG GAACCATTGTGAAAGGAGCAGCTTTGTTACACCAGGAGGGTGCTCGGGAGGTCTATGCGTGCTGCACACACGCTGTTTTCAG CCCGCCTGCAATAGAGCGATTATCAGGGGGATTGCTTCAAGAAGTGATAGTGACAAACACATTACCAGTAGCAGAAAAGAATTACTTCCCACAGTTGACAATTCTATCAGTGGCTAATCTTCTGGGTGAGACCATTTGGCGTGTCCATGATGATAGTTCCGTCAGTAGCATCTTCCTCTGA